One stretch of Pseudomonas fragi DNA includes these proteins:
- a CDS encoding RidA family protein, whose amino-acid sequence MSKTVITSDKAPAAIGTYSQAIKAGNTVYMSGQIPLDPKTMELVEGFEAQTIQVFENLKSVAEAAGGSFKDIVKLNIFLTDLSHFAKVNEIMGTYFEQPYPARAAIGVAALPKGSQVEMDAILVIE is encoded by the coding sequence ATGTCCAAGACTGTTATCACCAGCGACAAGGCACCTGCTGCAATCGGTACTTATTCTCAGGCGATCAAAGCTGGCAATACTGTCTACATGTCCGGTCAAATCCCTCTGGACCCAAAAACCATGGAACTGGTTGAAGGCTTTGAAGCCCAGACCATCCAGGTTTTCGAAAACCTGAAGTCGGTTGCTGAAGCCGCAGGCGGTTCGTTCAAGGACATCGTCAAGCTGAACATCTTCCTGACTGACCTGAGCCACTTCGCCAAGGTCAACGAGATCATGGGCACCTACTTCGAACAGCCATACCCGGCCCGCGCCGCCATCGGCGTTGCAGCCCTGCCAAAGGGCTCGCAGGTAGAGATGGACGCTATCCTGGTTATTGAGTAA
- the spoT gene encoding bifunctional GTP diphosphokinase/guanosine-3',5'-bis pyrophosphate 3'-pyrophosphohydrolase encodes MPSIDALADRLSAYLGPDQVNLVRRAYFYAEQAHDGQRRRSGEPYVTHPLAVANILADMHMDHQSLMAAMLHDVIEDTGIAKEALVAQFGETVADLVDGVSKLTQMNFETKAEAQAENFQKMAMAMARDIRVILVKLADRLHNMRTLEVLSGEKRRRIAKETLEIYAPIANRLGMHSIRIEFEDLGFKAMYPMRSARIYQAVKRARGNRKEIVNKIEESLSHCLAIDGIQGEVSGRQKHIYGIYKKMRGKRRAFNEIMDVYAFRIIVDKVDTCYRVLGAVHNLYKPLPGRFKDYIAIPKANGYQSLHTTLFGMHGVPIEIQIRTREMEEMANNGIAAHWLYKSSGDEQHTGTHARARQWVKGVLEMQQRAGNSLEFIESVKIDLFPDEVYVFTPKGRIMELPKGSTAVDFAYAVHTDVGNSCIACRINRRLAPLSEPLQSGSTVEIVSAPGARPNPAWLNFVVTGKARTHIRHALKLQRRSESVNLGERLLNKVLNGFNSALDKIPAERVQAMLQEYRLEQIEDLLEDIGLGNRMAYVVARRLLGEGEALPSPEGPLAIRGTEGLVLSYAKCCTPIPGDPIVGHLSAGKGMVVHLDNCRNISEIRHNPEKCIQLSWAKDVTGEFNVELRVELEHQRGLIALLASSVNAADGNIEKISMDERDGRISVVQLVVSVHDRVHLARVIKKLRALTGVIRITRMRA; translated from the coding sequence ATGCCGAGCATAGACGCCCTCGCCGATCGCTTGTCGGCGTACCTCGGCCCGGACCAGGTCAATCTGGTCCGCCGGGCGTACTTCTACGCAGAACAAGCCCACGACGGCCAACGCCGACGCAGCGGCGAGCCTTATGTCACGCACCCGCTGGCAGTGGCCAATATCCTTGCCGACATGCATATGGACCATCAGAGCCTGATGGCGGCCATGCTGCATGACGTGATTGAAGACACCGGTATTGCCAAGGAAGCGCTGGTAGCGCAGTTCGGCGAAACCGTGGCCGACCTGGTCGATGGCGTCAGCAAGCTGACGCAGATGAACTTCGAAACCAAGGCCGAAGCCCAGGCAGAAAACTTCCAGAAGATGGCCATGGCCATGGCACGCGACATCCGCGTGATCCTGGTGAAGCTGGCTGACCGTCTGCACAACATGCGTACCCTCGAAGTGCTGTCCGGCGAAAAACGCCGACGGATTGCCAAGGAAACCCTGGAAATCTACGCACCCATCGCCAATCGGCTGGGTATGCACAGCATTCGTATCGAATTCGAAGACCTCGGTTTCAAGGCGATGTACCCGATGCGCTCTGCGCGCATTTACCAGGCGGTCAAGCGTGCCCGGGGCAATCGCAAGGAAATCGTCAACAAGATTGAAGAATCGCTCAGCCACTGTCTGGCCATCGACGGCATTCAGGGCGAAGTCAGCGGTCGTCAAAAGCACATCTACGGCATCTACAAGAAGATGCGCGGCAAACGCCGGGCCTTTAACGAGATCATGGATGTTTACGCATTCCGGATCATCGTCGACAAGGTCGACACCTGCTACCGCGTACTGGGCGCTGTACATAATTTGTACAAACCCCTGCCGGGCCGGTTCAAGGACTACATAGCCATTCCCAAGGCCAACGGCTATCAGTCGTTGCATACCACGCTGTTTGGCATGCATGGCGTACCGATCGAGATCCAGATCCGTACCCGTGAAATGGAAGAAATGGCCAACAACGGCATCGCCGCCCACTGGCTGTACAAGTCCAGTGGCGACGAGCAGCACACGGGCACCCATGCCCGGGCGCGGCAATGGGTCAAGGGCGTGCTGGAAATGCAGCAACGCGCCGGCAACTCCCTGGAATTTATCGAAAGCGTGAAGATCGACCTGTTCCCGGACGAGGTCTATGTGTTCACGCCCAAAGGCCGGATCATGGAGCTGCCCAAAGGCTCCACGGCCGTCGACTTTGCCTACGCGGTTCACACCGACGTCGGCAACAGCTGTATCGCCTGCCGGATCAACCGTCGCCTCGCGCCGCTGTCCGAGCCGCTGCAAAGCGGTTCCACGGTCGAGATCGTCAGCGCTCCCGGCGCCCGCCCCAACCCGGCCTGGCTCAACTTTGTGGTCACTGGCAAGGCGCGCACGCACATTCGCCATGCCCTCAAGCTGCAGCGCCGTTCCGAGTCGGTCAACCTGGGCGAACGCCTGCTGAACAAAGTACTCAACGGTTTCAACAGCGCCCTGGACAAGATCCCGGCCGAGCGCGTGCAGGCCATGCTTCAGGAATACCGCCTGGAACAGATCGAAGACCTGCTCGAAGATATCGGCCTGGGCAATCGCATGGCCTATGTGGTGGCCCGACGCCTGTTGGGCGAAGGCGAAGCATTGCCGAGCCCTGAAGGCCCGCTGGCGATCCGCGGCACCGAAGGTTTGGTGCTCAGCTACGCCAAATGCTGTACGCCGATCCCGGGCGACCCGATCGTTGGCCATTTGTCTGCAGGCAAAGGCATGGTCGTGCACCTGGACAACTGCCGCAATATCAGTGAAATCCGCCACAACCCCGAAAAGTGCATCCAGCTGTCGTGGGCCAAGGACGTTACCGGCGAATTCAACGTCGAATTGCGCGTCGAACTGGAACACCAGCGCGGCCTGATTGCGCTGCTGGCCAGCAGCGTCAACGCTGCCGACGGCAACATCGAAAAGATCAGCATGGACGAACGCGATGGTCGCATCAGCGTGGTCCAACTGGTGGTCAGCGTGCACGACCGTGTGCACCTGGCTCGCGTGATCAAAAAACTGCGCGCCCTTACCGGGGTCATACGCATCACTCGCATGCGTGCGTAG
- the rpoZ gene encoding DNA-directed RNA polymerase subunit omega translates to MARVTVEDCLEHVDNRFELVMLSTKRARQLATGGKEPLVQWENDKPTVVALREIAEGLMSYEFIANAEIVEDEPLFAAFEDESNEAN, encoded by the coding sequence ATGGCCCGCGTAACCGTTGAAGACTGTCTAGAACACGTGGATAACCGCTTTGAGCTGGTCATGCTCTCTACCAAGCGTGCCCGTCAACTGGCCACCGGCGGTAAAGAGCCTCTGGTGCAGTGGGAAAACGACAAGCCTACCGTTGTTGCCCTGCGCGAAATCGCAGAAGGCCTGATGAGCTACGAGTTTATCGCCAACGCTGAAATCGTCGAAGACGAACCGCTGTTCGCAGCGTTCGAGGACGAGTCCAACGAGGCGAACTAA
- the gmk gene encoding guanylate kinase: MTHSTGTLYIVSAPSGAGKTSLVKALIDVEPQIRVSVSHTTRAMRPGEVNGVNYHFVEREEFVKMIEHGDFLERAEVFGNLYGTSQSHLQQTLDEGHDLILEIDWQGAEQVRKLMPQARSIFILPPSQEALRQRLDNRGQDSDEIIDARMREAVSEMSHYVDYDYLIINDDFALALEDLKAIFRANRLQQKRQQQRFGKLLAELLG; this comes from the coding sequence ATGACCCACAGCACTGGCACCCTTTATATCGTTTCTGCCCCTTCGGGCGCAGGCAAGACCAGCCTGGTCAAGGCCTTGATCGACGTTGAGCCGCAGATCCGGGTATCGGTTTCGCACACCACCCGCGCCATGCGTCCGGGCGAGGTCAATGGCGTGAACTATCACTTCGTCGAGCGCGAAGAGTTCGTCAAAATGATCGAGCACGGTGACTTCCTGGAACGTGCCGAAGTGTTCGGCAACCTCTACGGCACCTCGCAAAGCCACCTGCAGCAGACCCTGGATGAAGGCCACGACCTGATTCTGGAAATCGACTGGCAAGGTGCCGAGCAGGTACGCAAGCTGATGCCCCAGGCGCGCTCGATCTTTATCCTGCCGCCAAGCCAGGAAGCCTTGCGCCAGCGCCTGGACAACCGTGGCCAGGACAGCGACGAAATCATTGACGCCCGCATGCGCGAAGCCGTGAGCGAAATGAGCCACTATGTGGACTATGACTACCTGATCATCAACGACGATTTCGCCCTGGCCCTTGAAGACCTCAAGGCCATTTTCCGCGCCAATCGCCTGCAGCAAAAGCGCCAGCAACAGCGTTTTGGCAAATTGCTGGCCGAACTGCTGGGTTAA
- a CDS encoding YicC/YloC family endoribonuclease, with translation MVHSMTAFARVESAGTQGTLSWELRSVNSRYLEPHLRLPESFRDLEGAVREALRQGISRGKLECTLRFTEETTGKPLQVDRERAAQLVAAAETIASLIKQPAALNPLEVLAWPGVLVADASDPQALNTQALTLFKQGLQELKNGREREGAELARLISDRLTAIESDVETLRELVPQMLATQRQKVLDRFADMKAELDPQRLEQEMVMLAQKSDVAEELDRLSTHILEVRRVLKSGGAAGRRLDFLMQELNREANTLGSKAFDPRSTQAAVNLKVLIEQMREQVQNIE, from the coding sequence ATGGTGCACAGCATGACCGCCTTTGCCCGCGTCGAAAGCGCCGGCACTCAGGGCACCCTGAGTTGGGAGCTGCGTTCGGTCAACAGCCGCTACCTGGAGCCGCACCTGCGTCTACCTGAATCTTTCCGTGATCTCGAGGGTGCGGTGCGTGAAGCGCTGCGCCAGGGCATTTCCCGGGGCAAGCTGGAATGCACCTTGCGTTTCACGGAAGAAACCACCGGCAAGCCGCTGCAGGTTGACCGCGAACGTGCCGCACAGCTGGTGGCCGCCGCCGAGACCATCGCCAGCCTGATCAAGCAGCCTGCCGCGCTCAACCCGCTGGAAGTGCTGGCCTGGCCCGGTGTTCTGGTGGCCGATGCCAGCGACCCGCAAGCCTTGAACACCCAGGCCCTGACGCTGTTCAAGCAAGGCCTGCAAGAACTGAAAAACGGCCGTGAGCGCGAAGGCGCGGAACTGGCCCGCTTGATCAGCGATCGCCTGACCGCCATTGAAAGCGATGTTGAAACCCTGCGCGAGCTGGTGCCGCAAATGCTCGCCACCCAGCGGCAAAAGGTCCTCGACCGTTTTGCCGACATGAAGGCCGAGCTGGACCCGCAGCGTCTCGAACAGGAAATGGTCATGCTCGCGCAAAAGAGCGACGTGGCCGAAGAGCTGGACCGCCTGAGCACCCATATTCTTGAAGTACGCCGCGTACTCAAGTCGGGGGGAGCTGCCGGGCGACGTCTGGACTTCCTGATGCAAGAACTGAATCGCGAGGCCAATACCCTGGGCTCCAAGGCATTCGATCCACGCAGCACCCAAGCGGCGGTCAACCTCAAGGTGTTGATCGAGCAGATGCGTGAACAAGTACAGAATATTGAGTAA
- the rph gene encoding ribonuclease PH produces the protein MKRPSGRVADQLRPIRITRNYTKHAEGSVLVEFGDTKVICTVSVENGVPRFLKGQGQGWLTAEYGMLPRATGDRNQREASRGKQGGRTLEIQRLIGRSLRAALDMSKLGDITLYVDCDVIQADGGTRTASITGAMVALVDALKIIKKRGGLKGGDPIKQMIAAVSVGMYQGVPVLDLDYPEDSAAETDLNVVMTSSGGFIEVQGTAEGAPFQPEELNAMLALAQKGMNEIFALQQAALAD, from the coding sequence ATGAAACGTCCAAGTGGTCGCGTTGCCGATCAGCTCCGCCCGATCCGCATCACCCGCAACTACACCAAACACGCAGAGGGTTCTGTACTGGTCGAGTTCGGTGACACCAAAGTCATCTGCACCGTCAGCGTCGAGAATGGCGTGCCGCGCTTCCTCAAGGGCCAGGGCCAGGGCTGGCTGACTGCCGAATACGGCATGCTGCCACGCGCCACCGGCGACCGTAACCAGCGTGAAGCCAGCCGTGGCAAACAAGGCGGGCGTACCCTGGAAATCCAGCGCCTGATCGGCCGCTCCCTGCGCGCTGCGCTGGACATGTCCAAGCTGGGCGATATCACCCTGTACGTCGACTGCGACGTGATCCAGGCTGATGGCGGCACCCGCACTGCCTCGATCACCGGTGCAATGGTTGCCCTGGTCGACGCCCTGAAAATCATCAAGAAGCGTGGCGGCCTCAAGGGCGGCGATCCGATCAAGCAGATGATCGCGGCGGTATCGGTGGGCATGTACCAGGGCGTACCGGTACTTGACCTGGACTATCCTGAAGATTCGGCTGCTGAAACCGACCTGAACGTGGTGATGACCAGCAGCGGCGGTTTCATCGAAGTTCAAGGCACCGCCGAAGGCGCGCCGTTCCAGCCTGAAGAGCTGAACGCCATGCTGGCACTGGCACAAAAAGGCATGAACGAAATTTTTGCCCTGCAACAAGCGGCACTGGCTGACTGA
- a CDS encoding DUF4870 domain-containing protein yields MSELDLSKPGPSRDARKWAMFCHFSAFLGMWFPFGSLIGPLILWQVKRESDPFIDDQGKEAMNFQITVAIASAICYVLMFVLIGFALLGLVLIGAVVLVVIAGVKANDGVAYRYPFTWRPLK; encoded by the coding sequence ATGAGCGAACTGGATCTTTCAAAACCTGGACCGAGCCGCGACGCTCGCAAATGGGCCATGTTCTGTCATTTTTCGGCGTTCCTGGGGATGTGGTTTCCGTTTGGCAGCCTGATCGGCCCGCTGATCCTGTGGCAGGTAAAGCGCGAGAGCGATCCCTTTATCGACGATCAGGGCAAGGAAGCGATGAACTTCCAGATCACCGTGGCGATTGCCTCGGCCATTTGCTATGTGCTGATGTTCGTGCTGATCGGCTTTGCGCTGCTGGGCCTGGTGCTGATCGGTGCGGTGGTGCTGGTGGTGATTGCCGGGGTCAAGGCCAATGACGGGGTGGCTTATCGTTACCCTTTCACCTGGCGGCCGCTCAAGTAA
- a CDS encoding exodeoxyribonuclease III, with protein sequence MRIISVNVNGIQTAVERGLLSWLQAQNADVICLQDTRASAFELDDPAYQLDGYFLYACDAEVPAQGGVALYSRLQPKAVITGLGFETADRYGRYLQADFDKVSIATLLLPSGQNGDEDLNQKFKLMDDFARYLDKQRRKRREYIYCGSLYVAQQKLDIKNWRDSQQSPGFLAPERAWMDEIVGNMGYVDALREVSREGDQYSWWPDNEQAEMLNLGWRFDYQLLTPGLRRFVRSARMPRQPRFSQHAPLIVDYDWTLTI encoded by the coding sequence ATGCGGATCATCAGTGTGAACGTCAATGGTATTCAGACGGCAGTCGAGCGCGGTTTACTCAGTTGGCTGCAAGCTCAGAATGCCGACGTTATCTGCCTGCAGGACACCCGTGCCTCCGCCTTTGAACTGGACGATCCAGCCTACCAGCTCGATGGCTACTTTCTTTATGCCTGTGACGCCGAAGTTCCTGCCCAAGGTGGTGTGGCTTTGTACTCGCGGTTGCAGCCGAAAGCAGTCATCACCGGGCTTGGCTTCGAGACGGCCGATCGCTACGGGCGCTACCTGCAAGCCGATTTCGATAAGGTCAGCATCGCGACCTTGCTGCTCCCTTCGGGGCAGAACGGCGATGAAGACTTGAATCAAAAATTCAAGCTAATGGACGACTTTGCGCGCTATCTCGACAAGCAGCGTCGCAAGCGTCGTGAGTACATCTACTGCGGCTCGCTGTATGTGGCGCAGCAGAAACTCGACATTAAAAACTGGCGCGACAGCCAGCAATCGCCTGGCTTCCTGGCGCCTGAACGGGCCTGGATGGATGAGATTGTCGGCAACATGGGCTATGTCGATGCCCTGCGTGAAGTCAGTCGTGAAGGCGACCAGTACAGCTGGTGGCCGGACAACGAACAGGCCGAGATGCTGAATTTGGGCTGGCGTTTTGACTACCAGCTGCTGACACCGGGCTTGCGCCGCTTTGTACGAAGCGCTCGCATGCCGCGTCAGCCACGCTTCTCGCAGCACGCGCCATTGATCGTGGACTACGACTGGACACTGACTATCTAA
- the pyrE gene encoding orotate phosphoribosyltransferase has protein sequence MQAYQRDFIRFAIDRGVLRFGEFTLKSGRTSPYFFNAGLFNTGSALAQLGRFYAAAIVDSGISFDVLFGPAYKGIPLAATTAVALAEHHDRDLPWCFNRKEAKAHGEGGSLVGSPLEGDILIIDDVITAGTAIREVMQIIQAQGAKAAGVMIALNRQERGNGELSAIQEVERDFGIPVISIVSLNQVLQYLAEDETLKQYLPAVEAYRAQYGI, from the coding sequence ATGCAAGCGTATCAGCGCGACTTCATCCGTTTTGCCATCGATCGCGGCGTACTGCGCTTCGGTGAGTTCACCCTGAAGTCCGGGCGCACCAGTCCTTACTTCTTCAATGCCGGCCTGTTCAACACCGGTTCCGCCCTGGCCCAGCTAGGGCGCTTCTATGCGGCGGCCATCGTTGACAGCGGCATTTCCTTCGACGTGCTCTTTGGCCCGGCCTACAAGGGCATCCCCCTGGCGGCGACCACTGCCGTGGCACTGGCCGAACACCACGACCGCGACCTGCCGTGGTGCTTCAACCGCAAAGAAGCCAAGGCTCACGGCGAAGGCGGCAGCCTGGTTGGCTCGCCGCTGGAAGGCGATATCCTGATCATCGACGATGTGATCACGGCTGGTACCGCTATCCGTGAAGTGATGCAGATCATCCAGGCCCAGGGCGCCAAGGCGGCCGGCGTGATGATTGCCCTCAACCGTCAGGAGCGCGGTAACGGCGAGCTGTCGGCGATCCAGGAAGTCGAGCGCGACTTCGGCATTCCGGTGATCAGCATCGTTTCGTTGAATCAGGTGCTGCAATACCTGGCCGAAGACGAAACGCTCAAGCAATACCTGCCAGCCGTTGAGGCGTACCGGGCGCAGTACGGGATTTAA
- the argB gene encoding acetylglutamate kinase: MTLERDAASNVAKVLSEALPYIRRYVGKTLVIKYGGNAMENDDLKTGFARDIVLMKAVGINPVVVHGGGPQIGDLLKRLSIESHFIDGMRVTDSQTMDVVEMVLGGHVNKEIVNLINRHGGSAIGLTGKDATLIRAKKMVVTRQTPEMTKPEIIDFGHVGEVIDINTDLLHMLTKGDFIPVIAPIGVGANGESYNINADLVAGKVAEALKAEKLMLLTNIAGLMDKEGKVLTGLTTAQVDDLIADGTIYGGMLPKIRCALEAVQGGVTTAHIVDGRVPNAVLLEIFTDTGVGTLITNSKPA, translated from the coding sequence ATGACCCTCGAACGTGATGCCGCCTCCAACGTCGCCAAGGTTTTGTCCGAAGCGCTGCCCTACATTCGCCGTTACGTCGGCAAGACGCTGGTGATCAAGTACGGCGGCAACGCTATGGAGAACGATGACCTGAAAACCGGCTTTGCCCGTGACATCGTGCTGATGAAGGCCGTGGGTATCAACCCGGTCGTAGTCCACGGTGGCGGCCCGCAAATCGGCGACCTGCTCAAGCGTTTGTCCATCGAGAGCCATTTTATCGACGGCATGCGCGTGACCGACTCGCAAACCATGGATGTGGTGGAAATGGTGCTGGGCGGCCATGTGAACAAGGAAATCGTCAACCTGATCAACCGCCACGGTGGCAGCGCCATCGGCCTGACCGGTAAGGACGCGACGCTGATTCGCGCCAAAAAGATGGTCGTGACCCGTCAGACGCCGGAAATGACCAAGCCGGAAATCATCGACTTCGGTCATGTGGGCGAGGTCATCGACATCAACACCGACCTGCTGCACATGCTGACCAAGGGTGATTTCATCCCGGTGATTGCGCCGATCGGCGTGGGCGCCAATGGCGAGTCCTACAACATCAACGCCGACTTGGTGGCGGGCAAGGTTGCCGAAGCCCTCAAGGCCGAGAAACTGATGCTGCTGACCAACATCGCCGGCTTGATGGACAAGGAAGGCAAGGTACTGACCGGCCTGACGACCGCTCAGGTGGATGACCTGATCGCCGACGGCACCATTTATGGTGGCATGCTGCCAAAAATCCGCTGCGCACTGGAAGCTGTGCAAGGTGGCGTGACCACGGCGCATATCGTCGACGGGCGCGTGCCGAATGCCGTACTGCTGGAAATCTTCACCGATACCGGTGTAGGTACGCTGATTACCAATAGCAAACCGGCTTAA
- the dut gene encoding dUTP diphosphatase produces the protein MHALQAKILDPRIGNEFPLPQYATPGSAGLDLRAMLKEDTVLEPGQTLLIPTGLSVYIGDPGLAALILPRSGLGHKHGIVLGNLVGLIDSDYQGELMVSCWNRGQTAFNITIGERIAQLVLVPVVQAHFELVEEFDESQRGAGGFGHSGKL, from the coding sequence ATGCACGCTTTGCAAGCCAAGATCCTCGACCCACGCATTGGTAACGAATTCCCGCTGCCGCAGTACGCCACCCCGGGCTCCGCCGGCCTCGACCTGCGCGCCATGCTTAAAGAAGACACCGTTCTGGAGCCGGGCCAGACCCTGCTGATCCCTACCGGCCTGTCGGTATACATTGGCGACCCGGGCCTTGCCGCCCTGATCCTGCCGCGTTCGGGCCTGGGCCATAAACACGGCATCGTGCTGGGGAACCTGGTCGGCCTGATCGACTCTGATTACCAGGGCGAGCTGATGGTGTCGTGCTGGAACCGTGGCCAGACCGCCTTCAACATCACCATCGGCGAGCGTATCGCTCAGCTGGTACTGGTGCCGGTGGTACAAGCACACTTTGAACTGGTCGAAGAATTCGACGAAAGCCAGCGCGGCGCTGGCGGTTTTGGCCACTCCGGCAAGCTCTGA
- the coaBC gene encoding bifunctional phosphopantothenoylcysteine decarboxylase/phosphopantothenate--cysteine ligase CoaBC, whose product MQRLYRKRIVLGVGGGIAAYKSAELVRRLLDQGAEVRVVMTRGGSEFITPLTMQALSGHPVHLDLLDPAAEAAMGHIELAKWADLVLIAPATADLIARLAQGLANDLLTTLVLATDATVAIAPAMNQAMWRDPATQANTRLLESRGLRVFGPASGSQACGDVGFGRMLEADDLVHCAAECFQRQLLTGKHVLITAGPTQENIDPVRYITNHSSGKMGFALAEAAVEAGARVTLITGPVHLPTPDRVTRIDVVSARDMLAACEAAIPCDVFIASAAVADYRPEVVAPQKLKKDPTKGDGLLLQMVRNPDILATIASRPDRPFSVGFAAETEHLLDYAARKLKDKNLDLIVANDVANPSIGFNSEENACSVIDRELHATVFAQTSKGKIARQLVTFIAERLNQV is encoded by the coding sequence ATGCAGCGGCTGTATCGAAAACGCATTGTCTTGGGCGTCGGCGGCGGCATCGCGGCTTACAAGAGTGCAGAGCTGGTTCGCCGTCTCCTGGACCAAGGCGCGGAAGTACGGGTTGTCATGACCCGCGGCGGCAGCGAATTCATCACCCCCCTGACCATGCAGGCGTTGTCCGGGCACCCCGTTCATCTGGATTTGCTCGACCCTGCGGCAGAGGCGGCTATGGGGCATATCGAGCTGGCCAAGTGGGCCGACCTGGTGCTGATTGCACCTGCAACTGCAGACCTGATCGCCCGCCTGGCCCAGGGCCTGGCCAATGACCTGCTGACCACCCTGGTGCTGGCTACGGATGCCACGGTTGCCATCGCGCCGGCGATGAACCAGGCCATGTGGCGCGACCCGGCCACCCAGGCCAATACCCGACTGCTCGAAAGCCGCGGCCTGCGCGTGTTTGGCCCGGCGTCTGGCAGTCAGGCCTGTGGCGACGTGGGCTTTGGCCGCATGCTCGAAGCCGATGATCTGGTGCACTGCGCCGCCGAGTGTTTCCAGCGCCAGCTGCTGACCGGCAAGCATGTGCTGATTACTGCCGGGCCGACCCAGGAAAACATCGACCCGGTGCGTTACATCACCAACCACAGCTCGGGCAAAATGGGCTTCGCCCTGGCCGAAGCGGCAGTGGAAGCCGGTGCGCGCGTGACCCTGATCACCGGCCCGGTACACCTGCCGACTCCGGATCGCGTCACCCGCATCGACGTTGTAAGCGCCCGTGACATGCTCGCAGCCTGTGAAGCGGCGATCCCCTGTGACGTGTTTATCGCGTCCGCTGCGGTTGCAGACTACCGCCCGGAAGTCGTTGCCCCGCAAAAACTCAAGAAAGACCCTACCAAGGGTGACGGCCTGCTGCTGCAGATGGTGCGCAATCCAGACATTCTGGCCACTATTGCTTCACGCCCTGACCGCCCTTTCAGTGTTGGTTTTGCCGCAGAAACCGAGCACTTGCTCGATTACGCAGCACGCAAGCTCAAAGACAAAAACCTCGACCTGATTGTCGCCAACGATGTGGCCAACCCCAGCATCGGCTTCAACAGCGAAGAGAACGCCTGCAGCGTGATTGATCGCGAACTGCATGCCACCGTATTTGCCCAGACCAGCAAGGGCAAGATTGCCCGCCAGCTGGTCACTTTTATCGCCGAACGTCTGAACCAGGTTTAA